One region of Primulina tabacum isolate GXHZ01 chromosome 1, ASM2559414v2, whole genome shotgun sequence genomic DNA includes:
- the LOC142548651 gene encoding putative glucuronoxylan glucuronosyltransferase IRX7 — MLETRRNRGFYVRMRFLHSTRYSRNLEKSFCYRFSRWILWFSVSLYFLSSFLVTRNKPTTSVSRIIVSPSKKYHSLIEEPSHNSTAMKISSGFFKGLKVYVYDLSSKYNTDWLSNERCSRHLFASEVAIHRALISGDVRTLDPWEADFFFVPVYVSCNFSTVNGFPAIGHARSLISSAIKHVSSQLPFWNRSLGSDHVFVASHDFGSCFHTLEDVAMADGVPEFLKKSIILQTFGVKYKHPCQQVDNIVIPPYVPPESVRTTLGESPLTARRDVFAYFRGKMEVHPKNVSGRFYSKRVRTLIWRKYGNDRRFYLRRHRFTGFQSEILRSKFCLCPLGWAPWSPRLVESVALGCVPVIIADGIRLPFPTAVPWAEISLTVAENDVANLGRILEHVAATNLTRIQTKLWEADVREALLFNDPMLPGDATWHVLVALSERLYRSHKSKQQVFHVPDFY, encoded by the exons ATGCTTGAAACTCGTAGAAACAGAGGGTTCTACGTGAGGATGAGGTTCTTGCATAGCACGAGATATAGCAGAAATTTAGAGAAGAGTTTTTGTTACAGGTTTTCCAGATGGATTCTCTGGTTTTCCGTTTCTTTGTATTTTCTATCCTCTTTTCTTGTTACTCGAAATAAACCCACCACCTCTGTTTCAAGAATCATCGTTTCACCTTCTAAAAAGTACCACTCTCTAATTGAAGAACCATCCCATAATTCCACCGCCATGAAAATTTCTTCTG GTTTTTTTAAGGGGTTGAAGGTGTATGTGTACGATTTGTCATCGAAATACAACACAGACTGGCTATCGAATGAGCGGTGCAGCAGACATTTGTTTGCTTCGGAGGTGGCGATCCATAGGGCTTTAATCAGCGGAGATGTGAGGACATTAGACCCGTGGGAGGCTGATTTTTTCTTCGTCCCTGTTTATGTTTCATGCAATTTTAGCACTGTTAATGGATTCCCAGCAATCGGGCACGCCCGTTCTCTCATATCATCCGCAATCAAACACGTTTCTTCTCAGCTTCCGTTTTGGAACCGCAGCCTCGGCTCTGACCATGTATTTGTCGCGTCCCATGATTTCGGTTCTTGTTTTCACACCCTG GAGGACGTGGCTATGGCGGATGGGGTACCCGAGTTTCtgaaaaaatcaataatattaCAGACGTTCGGGGTGAAATACAAGCACCCATGTCAGCAAGTGGACAATATCGTGATTCCCCCGTACGTGCCGCCGGAAAGTGTACGAACGACGCTGGGAGAATCGCCGTTGACTGCCCGACGGGACGTATTCGCGTacttcaggggcaaaatggaaGTCCACCCCAAGAACGTCAGCGGTCGTTTTTATAGCAA GCGAGTGCGAACTCTGATATGGCGGAAATACGGCAATGACCGACGATTTTACTTGCGGAGACACCGGTTCACCGGTTTCCAGTCAGAGATTTTACGGTCGAAGTTTTGCTTGTGCCCTTTGGGATGGGCTCCATGGAGCCCGAGGTTGGTGGAATCCGTGGCTTTGGGATGCGTCCCCGTCATCATAGCCGATGGAATCCGGTTGCCATTCCCTACCGCCGTGCCATGGGCCGAGATATCCCTCACAGTGGCGGAGAACGACGTTGCCAACCTAGGGAGAATCCTTGAGCACGTGGCAGCCACCAACCTCACTCGCATTCAGACAAAGCTGTGGGAGGCAGACGTGAGAGAAGCCCTGCTATTCAACGATCCAATGTTGCCAGGTGACGCCACGTGGCATGTTTTGGTTGCCCTGTCCGAGAGGCTGTACAGGTCCCACAAAAGCAAGCAACAAGTCTTCCACGTGCCAGATTTTTACTGA
- the LOC142512671 gene encoding putative xyloglucan endotransglucosylase/hydrolase protein 32, giving the protein MDVQLVSSLLFLILMFPLTNKANVHGPPSPGYYPSRRIGSTGFDQACTNLWGPQHQTLDYQGTLTILLDNNSGSGFKSLSPYSSGYFGASVKLQSGYTAGVITSFYLSNNEDYPGNHDEIDIEFLGTTEDKPYVLQTNVYNRGSGDGNNIIGREVRFKLWFDPTKDFHNYAIFWNPDEIIFFVDDVPIRRYPRKDDETFPSRPMWVYGSIWDASSWATENGKYKADYSYQPFVSQYKNFKIIGGCDRNGPSRCRRPVSGHPSRSRGLSGRQKAAMAWVQKKHKVYDYCQDILRDHSFTPECIEPM; this is encoded by the exons ATGGATGTCCAGCTTGTTTCTTCTCTTCTCTTCCTAATCTTGATGTTTCCTTTAACAAATAAGGCAAATGTGCATGGACCACCATCTCCAGGATACTACCCCAGTAGAAGAATTGGCTCCACAGGATTCGACCAAGCGTGCACCAATCTTTGGGGTCCTCAGCATCAGACTCTCGACTACCAAGGGACTCTAACTATTTTGCTCGACAATAACTCAG GAAGTGGATTTAAATCTCTTAGTCCGTATTCATCTGGTTATTTTGGTGCCTCCGTCAAGCTTCAATCTGGTTATACTGCTGGAGTGATTACATCTTTCTAT CTTTCGAACAATGAAGATTACCCAGGGAACCATGATGAGATTGATATAGAGTTTCTTGGGACAACAGAAGATAAGCCTTATGTCCTGCAAACAAATGTTTACAATAGAGGGAGTGGAGATGGAAACAATATTATTGGTCGAGAAGTGAGATTTAAACTTTGGTTCGATCCCACCAAAGATTTCCACAATTATGCCATTTTTTGGAATCCAGATGAAATCAT TTTTTTTGTGGATGATGTGCCAATAAGAAGGTACCCGAGGAAAGATGACGAGACTTTTCCATCGAGGCCTATGTGGGTGTACGGATCAATATGGGATGCTTCTTCGTGGGCCACGGAAAATGGAAAATACAAAGCTGACTACAGTTACCAACCCTTTGTTAGCCAATACAAGAATTTCAAGATAATAGGTGGGTGTGATCGCAACGGTCCGTCCCGGTGCCGCCGGCCTGTTTCTGGCCATCCTTCGAGATCACGAGGGCTGAGTGGCCGCCAGAAGGCGGCAATGGCGTGGGTACAGAAAAAGCACaaggtttatgattattgtCAGGATATCCTAAGAGATCACAGTTTCACTCCTGAATGCATTGAGCCTATGTAA
- the LOC142548659 gene encoding vacuolar protein sorting-associated protein 24 homolog 1-like isoform X1 codes for MEKMMKVLKPKPNPQELLRDWQRRLRQECRNIERQIRDIQREEKNVQKAIKDAAKRNDMGSAKALAKELVRSRKTVNRLYENKAQLNSISMHLGESVAIARTVGHLSKSAEVMKLVNNLMKAPEVAVTMQEFSKEMTKAGVIEEMMNDAVDNALDSEDIEEETEEEIDKVLTAIAGETAAQLPEAVRKEKLKQPATSEDAEENVDDEEELEEIRARLARVRS; via the exons ATGGAAAAAATGATGAAGGTATTGAAGCCGAAGCCCAATCCTCAAGAATTGCTAAGAGATTGGCAGCGTCGCCTTCGGCAAGAGTGCCGCAATATCGAACGCCAGATTCGAG ATATACAGAGAGAAGAGAAGAATGTGCAGAAAGCGATCAAGGATGCTGCTAAAAGAAACGATATGGGTTCAGCTAAg GCCCTTGCTAAAGAACTTGTGAGATCTAGGAAAACTGTGAATCGCCTCTATGAGAACAAGGCGCAGTTGAATTCAATATCAATGCACCTTGGAGAAAGTGTTG CTATTGCCAGAACTGTTGGGCACTTATCCAAAAGTGCTGAAGTCATGAAGCTTGTCAATAATCTTATGAAGGCTCCGGAGGTAGCTGTTACCATGCAAGAATTCAGCAAAGAAATGACAAAG GCTGGAGTTATAGAAGAGATGATGAATGATGCAGTGGATAATGCACTTGATTCAGAAGACATAGAAGAGGAaactgaagaagaaattgacAAGGTGTTAACCGCAATTGCTGGtgaaactgctgcacaacttcCTGAAGCAGTCAGAAAGGAGAAACTGAAGCAACCTGCAACAAGTGAAGATGCAGAG GAAAATGTTGATGATGAGGAAGAGCTTGAAGAAATTAGGGCCCGTCTAGCTAGAGTTCGATCATAA
- the LOC142548659 gene encoding vacuolar protein sorting-associated protein 24 homolog 1-like isoform X2: MGSAKALAKELVRSRKTVNRLYENKAQLNSISMHLGESVAIARTVGHLSKSAEVMKLVNNLMKAPEVAVTMQEFSKEMTKAGVIEEMMNDAVDNALDSEDIEEETEEEIDKVLTAIAGETAAQLPEAVRKEKLKQPATSEDAEENVDDEEELEEIRARLARVRS, encoded by the exons ATGGGTTCAGCTAAg GCCCTTGCTAAAGAACTTGTGAGATCTAGGAAAACTGTGAATCGCCTCTATGAGAACAAGGCGCAGTTGAATTCAATATCAATGCACCTTGGAGAAAGTGTTG CTATTGCCAGAACTGTTGGGCACTTATCCAAAAGTGCTGAAGTCATGAAGCTTGTCAATAATCTTATGAAGGCTCCGGAGGTAGCTGTTACCATGCAAGAATTCAGCAAAGAAATGACAAAG GCTGGAGTTATAGAAGAGATGATGAATGATGCAGTGGATAATGCACTTGATTCAGAAGACATAGAAGAGGAaactgaagaagaaattgacAAGGTGTTAACCGCAATTGCTGGtgaaactgctgcacaacttcCTGAAGCAGTCAGAAAGGAGAAACTGAAGCAACCTGCAACAAGTGAAGATGCAGAG GAAAATGTTGATGATGAGGAAGAGCTTGAAGAAATTAGGGCCCGTCTAGCTAGAGTTCGATCATAA
- the LOC142548671 gene encoding uncharacterized protein LOC142548671: MEADRLNSPHTSVVIFEALGHQLQFSQDPNSKHLGTTVWDASMVLVKFLEKNCRKGRFSPSKLKGKRVIEIGAGCGVAGFGMALLGCDVISTDQTEVLPLLMRNVERNTSRILQMNSDSDSFGSIEVAELNWGNADHIRAVDPPFDYIIGTDVVYVEHHLEPLLQTLLSLSGPRTTVLLGYELRSTNVHDRMLDLWKTNFEVKTVPKAKMHGEYQHPSIQLYIMNPKASNCVSKGIDDDVDEDISGEIKQGPEEVDDCSATHNKVDDCKSDRVEEGNILENIQNKKLSDWEARRYGAIAARLLRDVKTS, translated from the exons ATGGAGGCGGACAG ATTGAATTCTCCTCACACATCAGTTGTTATATTTGAAGCTCTCGGCCATCAGCTTCAATTTTCACAG GATCCCAACTCCAAGCATTTAGGAACTACCGTATGGGATGCATCAATGGTGTTGGTCaaatttttg GAAAAAAATTGTAGAAAGGGGAGGTTTTCTCCATCTAAACTAAAAGGAAAACGTGTAATCGAAATTGGAGCAGGCTGTGGAGTAGCTGGGTTTG GTATGGCATTGCTCGGATGTGATGTGATTTCAACTGACCAAACTGAAGTTTTGCCTTTGCTTATGAGGAACGTTGAGCGAAATACTTCAAGAATCCTACAAATGAATTCTGATTCAG ATTCATTTGGATCCATTGAGGTCGCGGAGCTTAACTGGGGTAATGCTGACCATATAAGGGCTGTCGATCCCCCATTTGACTACATAATTGGCACTGATGTT GTATATGTTGAGCACCATTTGGAACCGCTTTTGCAGACTCTACTTTCATTATCAGGACCCAGAACCACAGTTTTG TTGGGTTATGAACTTCGTTCCACTAATGTCCATGATCGAATGCTTGACTTGTGGAAGACGAATTTTGAAGTTAAAACTGTTCCTAAAGCAAAG ATGCACGGTGAGTACCAGCATCCAAGTATACAGCTATACATAATGAACCCGAAGGCCTCAAACTGCGTGAGCAAAGGAATTGATGATGATGTTGACGAGGACATATCTGGAGAAATTAAACAAGGGCCAGAGGAAGTTGATGACTGTAGTGCTACTCATAACAAGGTTGATGACTGTAAAAGTGACCGAGTAGAGGAAGGTAACATCCTCGAGAATATCCAAAATAAGAAGCTTAGCGACTGGGAAGCTAGAAGATATGGGGCTATAGCTGCTCGTCTTCTTAGAGATGTAAAGACATCGTAA